The following coding sequences lie in one Asterias amurensis chromosome 18, ASM3211899v1 genomic window:
- the LOC139950965 gene encoding uncharacterized protein, with amino-acid sequence MKITISTVPLLLGILQVPFMVAKTAVSPDPEMTCNSCCQGPAGIPGIPGSNGNHGQGLVGSPGDVGQPGAKGDKGSDGLVGEPGAKGDTGLKGDQGVGQPGKQGPLGLPGMNGLNGERGEPGTAGQTGEAGEPGGNGDIGSDGLVGAPGAKGDHGLKGEQGVGQQGRKGLRGLSGMNGLKGERGEPGPAGQTGEAGECSSRRSAFTAVRNTPFGPPPAHDPLPFEELLFSEEGTDFNLNNGTFTCNVPGVYVLMFSVHKSSSWSNLRVYLKKNGTTIVTGDVNAAGYQHVSSSAVIPLLYGDQVHLAVDGSVYSNSHHHTSFTGFLLYEI; translated from the coding sequence ATGAAGATTACCATATCAACAGTGCCCCTTCTTCTTGGTATTTTGCAAGTTCCGTTCATGGTGGCTAAAACAGCAGTTTCACCTGATCCGGAGATGACGTGTAACTCCTGCTgccagggcccagccggtataccggGAATTCCCGGGTCAAATGGGAACCATGGCCAAGGGCTTGTAGGGTCCCCTGGTGATGTAGGTCAACCTGGGGCTAAAGGAGAcaaggggtcagatggactagttggtgagccaggcgctaaaggggatacTGGACTTAAGGGAGAtcaaggagtcggtcaaccagggaaacaaggacctcTAGGTCTGCCTGGAATGAATGGTCTGaatggggagagaggtgaacctggaacagctggacagaccggcgaagcaggtgagcccgggggaaatggagacatcgggtcagatggactggttggtgcgccaggcgctaaaggggatcatggactgaagggagagcaaggagtcggtcaacagggcagaaagggacttcgaggtctgtctgggatgaatggtctgaagggAGAGAggggtgaacctggaccagctggacagactggtgaagcaggtgaatgtagttcgcgacggtccgccttcactgcagtgaggaATACCCCCTTCGGGCCTCCACCCGCCCATGATcctctgccctttgaagagttactgttttcagaggaagggactgatttcaacttgaataacggcacgtttacgtgtaatgtgcctggggtatatgtattgatgttctcagtcCATAAATCATCAAGTTGGTCTAACCTACGGGTCTACCTGAAGAAGAACGGTACCACCATTGTTACAGGGGATGTAAACGCTGCAGGTTACCAACATGTGAGCAgcagtgcagtgattcccctgctctatggagatcaagttcacttagctgtagACGGTTCAGTATATAGTAACTCTCACCATCACACGTCTTTTACTGGATTCCTGCTGtacgaaatctaa
- the LOC139950320 gene encoding uncharacterized protein yields the protein MKITLAVAIVLAFMQVQFLVATAAVSPDSGMTCNSCCQGPAGIPGIPGSNGNHGQGLVGPRGDAGSPGEVGQPGVKGDKGSDGLVGEPGAKGEHGLKGEQGVGLPGKQGPQGLPGMNGLKGERGEPGPAGQTGEAGECSTRRSAFTAVRNTAFSSPSAYEPLPFEELLFSEEGTDFNLNNGTFTCNVPGVYVLMFSVLKFSSGSYLYVQLRRNGNTIVAGGVYNAGNHQVSSSAVIPLHYGDPVHLAVDSQVSSDSYHYTSFTGFLLYEI from the coding sequence ATGAAGATTACGTTAGCAGTGGCCATTGTTTTGGcttttatgcaagttcagtTCCTGGTGGCTACAGCAGCAGTTTCACCTGATTCGGGAATGACGTGTAACTCTTGCTGCCAGGGCCCAGCTGGTATACCGGGAATCCCTGGATCTAATGGAAACCATGGTCAAGGACTTGTAGGCCCCAGAGGTGATGCTGGCTCtcctggtgaggtaggtcaacccggggttaaaggagacaaggggtcagatggactagttggtgagccaggcgctaaaggggaacatggactgaagggagagcaaggagtcggtctaccagggaaacaaggacctcaaggtctgcctggaatgaatggtttgaagggggagagaggtgaacctggaccagctggacagaccggtgaagcaggtgaatgtagtacgcgacggtccgccttcactgcagtgaggaATACCGCCTTTAGCTCTCCATCCGCCTATGAAcctctgccctttgaagagttattgttttcagaggaagggactgatttcaacttgaataacggcacgtttacttgtaatgtgcctggggtatacgtattgatgttctcagtcTTAAAATTTTCAAGTGGGTCTTACCTATATGTCCAGCTTAGGAGGAAcggtaacaccattgttgcagGGGGTGTATACAATGCAGGTAATCATCAAGTGAGCAgcagtgcagtgattcccctgcactaCGGAGATCCAGTTCACTTAGCTGTAGACAGTCAAGTATCTAGTGACTCTTACCATTACACGTCTTTCACTGGATTCCTGTTGtacgaaatctaa